A stretch of Tripterygium wilfordii isolate XIE 37 chromosome 11, ASM1340144v1, whole genome shotgun sequence DNA encodes these proteins:
- the LOC120009370 gene encoding polygalacturonase At1g48100-like has translation MHKPISPSPPSPNTKMSSSNLCNAMLTTLTILFSWCSTLETCNARAGNQWGQSEGFPAYAFPMTGRGPETIPTQQVDNSATFNILDYGGKGDGQTDDTKAFVAAWALACKVEGSILAVPSGSVFLVQPISFSGPCEPNIVFQLDGKIIAPTSSGSWGSGLLQWLVFSELKGIKVQGKGIIDGQGSVWWNDSPTYNLQSEDPYNELRSKMPSTKPTALRFYGSNDVTVTGITLQNSPQTHLKFDDCTGVKVYSISVSSPADSPNTDGIHLQNSKDVLIYSTNLACGDDCVSIQTGCSNVYIHNVNCGPGHGISIGGLGKDNTKACVSNITVRDVTMQNTLTGVRIKTWQGGSGLVQGVMFSNIQVSEVETPIMIDQYYCDKSKCRNESSAVAVSGINYANIKGTYTIKPVDFACSDSVPCTDISLDTIQLKAVQENENSNKPFCWEVYGDLRTATVPPIDCLESGKTSIAGPHKTQNSC, from the exons ATGCATAAACCCATTTCACCTTCTCCTCCCTCTCCTAATACAAAAATGAGCAGTTCCAATCTTTGTAATGCTATGTTAACAACACTAACCATCTTGTTTTCTTGGTGTTCTACCTTGGAAACATGCAATGCAAGGGCAGGAAATCAGTGGGGGCAAAGTGAAGGATTTCCAGCTTATGCCTTTCCCATGACAGGGAGAGGGCCTGAAACTATACCAACACAACAAGTAGACAACTCTGCAACATTCAATATATTGGACTACGGTGGTAAAGGTGATGGCCAGACCGATGATACCAAG GCATTTGTGGCAGCGTGGGCACTTGCCTGTAAAGTCGAGGGATCGATTCTGGCTGTTCCATCAGGGTCTGTGTTTCTTGTCCAACCCATTTCCTTCTCAGGGCCCTGTGAACCAAACATTGTTTTTCAG TTAGACGGCAAGATCATAGCTCCTACAAGTTCTGGATCCTGGGGTTCAGGACTCTTACAGTGGCTTGTGTTCTCTGAGTTAAAAGGGATTAAAGTCCAAGGCAAAGGTATCATCGACGGGCAAGGTTCAGTCTGGTGGAATGATTCACCCACATATAATCTCCAGTCAGAG GACCCATACAATGAGCTCCGCAGCAAAATGCCAAGCACCAAGCCAACA GCACTAAGATTTTATGGAAGTAATGATGTAACAGTCACAGGCATAACACTGCAAAACAGTCCACAGACCCATCTGAAATTTGATGATTGCACAGGTGTCAAGGTTTACAGTATAAGTGTTTCATCTCCTGCTGACAGCCCTAACACAGATGGAATCCACCTACAGAACTCCAAAGATGTGCTCATTTATAGCACCAATCTTGCTTGTG GAGATGATTGTGTATCTATACAGACTGGATGCTCAAACGTATACATACACAATGTCAACTGTGGACCCGGACATGGAATTAGCATTGGGGGGCTAGGCAAAGATAACACAAAGGCTTGTGTTTCAAACATCACTGTCAGAGATGTCACCATGCAGAATACATTAACCGGTGTCAGGATAAAGACGTGGCAG GGAGGCTCAGGCTTAGTACAAGGAGTCATGTTCTCTAATATTCAAGTTTCTGAAGTCGAAACTCCAATCATGATTGACCAATACTACTGTGACAAGAGCAAATGCCGTAATGAATCTTCAGCTGTGGCAGTATCAGGCATAAACTACGCAAATATTAAAGGAACCTACACTATAAAACCTGTAGACTTCGCTTGCAGTGACAGTGTGCCATGCACAGACATATCTCTAGATACCATACAGCTAAAAGCAGTTCAAGAGAATGAAAATTCCAATAAACCTTTCTGTTGGGAGGTATATGGAGACCTAAGAACTGCAACTGTCCCTCCAATTGACTGTTTAGAGTCGGGCAAGACATCCATCGCTGGACCTCATAAAACTCAGAACTCCTGCTGA
- the LOC120009371 gene encoding GPN-loop GTPase QQT1 isoform X2, which produces MVFGQVVIGPPGSGKTTYCNGMSQFLPLIGRYECAVNIEDLIKLSDVMAEHSLGPNGGLVYCMDYLEKNIDWLQSKLEPLLKDHYLLFDFPGQVELFFLHSNAKNVIMKLIKKLNLREEFHWVLHFMQLTAVHLVDAHLCSDPGKYISALLLSLSTMLHLELPHINVLSKIDLIESYGRLAFNLDFYTDVQDLSYLEKHLDQDPRAAKYRKLTKELCDVIENFSLVNFTTLNIQDKESVANLVKLIDSSNGYIFAGIEASAVEFSKIAVRPVDWEYYRAAEVQEKYMKDDEIAFD; this is translated from the exons ATGGTGTTTGGGCAGGTGGTGATTGGCCCACCCGGTTCTGGCAAGACCACTTACTGCAACGGCATGTCTCAGTTCCTCCCTCTCATCGGCAG GTATGAGTGTGCTGTGAATATTGAAGATCTTATAAAACTAAGTGATGTAATGGCAGAGCATTCTCTTGGTCCCAATGGAG GTCTGGTGTACTGCATGGATTATTTAGAGAAGAATATTGACTGGTTGCAATCTAAATTGGAACCTCTTTTGAAAG ATCACTACCTTCTCTTTGATTTTCCGGGGCAGGTGGAATTATTTTTCCTTCACTCCAATGCCAAGAATGTAATCATGAAGCTTATAAAGAAGTTAAATCTTCGG GAAGAATTTCATTGGGTTCTACATTTTATGCAGTTGACGGCCGTGCATTTAGTTGATGCCCATCTTTGCAGCGATCCTGGGAAATACATTAGCGCATTGCTTCTCTCATTATCGACCATGCTACATCTGGAACTCCCGCACATCAATGTGTTATCTAAAATTGATCTTATTGAGAGCTATggaaggctag CTTTTAATCTTGATTTTTACACAGATGTGCAAGATTTATCGTATTTAGAGAAGCATCTTGATCAGGATCCTCGTGCTGCTAAATATAG AAAGCTCACGAAGGAGCTCTGTGATGTAATTGAAAACTTTAGTCTCGTAAactttacaaccttaaatattCAG GACAAAGAGAGTGTTGCGAATCTTGTGAAACTAATAGACAGTAGCAATGGGTACATATTTGCTGGTATCGAAGCTAGTGCTGTTGAATTCAGCAAGATTGCAGTCCGTCCAGTTGACTGGGAATACTACAG AGCTGCTGAAGTGCAGGAGAAGTATATGAAGGATGATGAAATAGCTTTTGATTAA
- the LOC120009371 gene encoding GPN-loop GTPase QQT1 isoform X1, protein MVFGQVVIGPPGSGKTTYCNGMSQFLPLIGRKVAVINLDPANDMLPYECAVNIEDLIKLSDVMAEHSLGPNGGLVYCMDYLEKNIDWLQSKLEPLLKDHYLLFDFPGQVELFFLHSNAKNVIMKLIKKLNLRLTAVHLVDAHLCSDPGKYISALLLSLSTMLHLELPHINVLSKIDLIESYGRLAFNLDFYTDVQDLSYLEKHLDQDPRAAKYRKLTKELCDVIENFSLVNFTTLNIQDKESVANLVKLIDSSNGYIFAGIEASAVEFSKIAVRPVDWEYYRAAEVQEKYMKDDEIAFD, encoded by the exons ATGGTGTTTGGGCAGGTGGTGATTGGCCCACCCGGTTCTGGCAAGACCACTTACTGCAACGGCATGTCTCAGTTCCTCCCTCTCATCGGCAG GAAGGTTGCTGTTATCAATTTAGATCCTGCAAATGATATGTTACC GTATGAGTGTGCTGTGAATATTGAAGATCTTATAAAACTAAGTGATGTAATGGCAGAGCATTCTCTTGGTCCCAATGGAG GTCTGGTGTACTGCATGGATTATTTAGAGAAGAATATTGACTGGTTGCAATCTAAATTGGAACCTCTTTTGAAAG ATCACTACCTTCTCTTTGATTTTCCGGGGCAGGTGGAATTATTTTTCCTTCACTCCAATGCCAAGAATGTAATCATGAAGCTTATAAAGAAGTTAAATCTTCGG TTGACGGCCGTGCATTTAGTTGATGCCCATCTTTGCAGCGATCCTGGGAAATACATTAGCGCATTGCTTCTCTCATTATCGACCATGCTACATCTGGAACTCCCGCACATCAATGTGTTATCTAAAATTGATCTTATTGAGAGCTATggaaggctag CTTTTAATCTTGATTTTTACACAGATGTGCAAGATTTATCGTATTTAGAGAAGCATCTTGATCAGGATCCTCGTGCTGCTAAATATAG AAAGCTCACGAAGGAGCTCTGTGATGTAATTGAAAACTTTAGTCTCGTAAactttacaaccttaaatattCAG GACAAAGAGAGTGTTGCGAATCTTGTGAAACTAATAGACAGTAGCAATGGGTACATATTTGCTGGTATCGAAGCTAGTGCTGTTGAATTCAGCAAGATTGCAGTCCGTCCAGTTGACTGGGAATACTACAG AGCTGCTGAAGTGCAGGAGAAGTATATGAAGGATGATGAAATAGCTTTTGATTAA
- the LOC120009708 gene encoding shaggy-related protein kinase epsilon-like isoform X1 encodes MASESDASASAFTAEKPFGNAIFVDKLPEEINEMRITDDKVETDVEAAVVNGNEMETGHIIVTTIGGRNGKPKQTISYMAERVVGQGSFGIVFQAKCLETGEFVAIKKVLQDKRYKNRELQTMRLLDHPNVVSLKHCFFSTTDKDELYLNLVLEYVPETVYRVAKHYSRANQRMPLIYVKLYTYQICRALAYVHGGVGVCHRDIKPQNLLVNPHTHQVKLCDFGSAKVLVKGDPNISYICSRYYRAPELIFGATEYTTAIDVWSVGCVLAELLLGQPLFPGESGVDQLVEIIKVLGTPTREEIKCMNPNYTEFKFPQIKAHPWHKIFHKRMPPEAADLVSRLLQYSPSLRCTALEACAHPFFDELRDPNTRLLNGRPLPPLFNFKPQEVKGATLELLSKLIPEHAQKQRPFLAL; translated from the exons ATGGCATCAGAATCGGATGCTTCAGCATCTGCTTTTACTGCTGAAAAACCTTTTGGCAATGCAATATTTGTTGATAAGCTTCCCGAGGAAATCAATGAGATGAGGATCACGGATGATAAGGTTGAAACA GATGTGGAAGCAGCAGTGGTAAATGGCAACGAAATGGAAACAGGCCATATTATTGTTACAACTATTGGTGGTAGGAATGGTAAACCTAAACAG ACCATAAGTTATATGGCTGAACGTGTGGTTGGACAAGGCTCCTTTGGAATTGTATTTCAG gCCAAGTGTCTAGAAACAGGAGAATTTGTTGCTATCAAGAAGGTTTTGCAAGATAAAAGATATAAGAATCGTGAATTGCAAACCATGCGCCTTCTTGATCACCCCAATGTTGTGTCACTCAAACACTGTTTCTTTTCAACCACCGACAAGGATGAGCTCTATCTCAATTTGGTGCTTGAATATGTACCTGAGACTGTTTATCGTGTGGCAAAGCACTACAGCAGGGCAAATCAGCGGATGCCTTTAATATATGTCAAACTCTACACATATCAG ATTTGCAGAGCTTTGGCATATGTTCATGGTGGTGTGGGAGTCTGTCACAGGGATATCAAGCCACAGAATCTTTTG GTCAATCCCCACACTCATCAGGTTAAGCTTTGTGATTTCGGAAGTGCAAAAGTTCTG GTCAAGGGCGATCctaatatatcatatatttgTTCTCGTTATTATCGAGCACCTGAACTCATATTTGGGGCTACAGAGTACACAACTGCAATCGACGTTTGGTCTGTGGGTTGTGTCCTTGCTGAATTGCTTCTAGGACAG CCTCTCTTTCCTGGGGAGAGTGGAGTTGATCAGCTTGTTGAGATTATTAAG GTACTTGGCACACCAACACGTGAAGAAATCAAGTGTATGAATCCAAACTACACGGAATTTAAATTCCCACAAattaaagctcatccatggcaCAAG ATATTCCACAAGCGTATGCCTCCTGAAGCAGCAGATCTTGTCTCAAGACTTCTCCAGTACTCTCCAAGTCTAAGGTGCACAGCT TTAGAGGCTTGTGCCCACCCATTTTTTGATGAACTTCGTGATCCTAATACCCGTCTACTTAATGGACGTCCCTTGCCTCCACTCTTTAACTTCAAGCCTCAAG AGGTGAAAGGAGCAACTTTGGAGCTCTTATCCAAGCTGATACCAGAACATGCTCAAAAGCAACGCCCCTTCCTTGCTTTGTAG
- the LOC120009708 gene encoding shaggy-related protein kinase epsilon-like isoform X2, producing the protein MASESDASASAFTAEKPFGNAIFVDKLPEEINEMRITDDKDVEAAVVNGNEMETGHIIVTTIGGRNGKPKQTISYMAERVVGQGSFGIVFQAKCLETGEFVAIKKVLQDKRYKNRELQTMRLLDHPNVVSLKHCFFSTTDKDELYLNLVLEYVPETVYRVAKHYSRANQRMPLIYVKLYTYQICRALAYVHGGVGVCHRDIKPQNLLVNPHTHQVKLCDFGSAKVLVKGDPNISYICSRYYRAPELIFGATEYTTAIDVWSVGCVLAELLLGQPLFPGESGVDQLVEIIKVLGTPTREEIKCMNPNYTEFKFPQIKAHPWHKIFHKRMPPEAADLVSRLLQYSPSLRCTALEACAHPFFDELRDPNTRLLNGRPLPPLFNFKPQEVKGATLELLSKLIPEHAQKQRPFLAL; encoded by the exons ATGGCATCAGAATCGGATGCTTCAGCATCTGCTTTTACTGCTGAAAAACCTTTTGGCAATGCAATATTTGTTGATAAGCTTCCCGAGGAAATCAATGAGATGAGGATCACGGATGATAAG GATGTGGAAGCAGCAGTGGTAAATGGCAACGAAATGGAAACAGGCCATATTATTGTTACAACTATTGGTGGTAGGAATGGTAAACCTAAACAG ACCATAAGTTATATGGCTGAACGTGTGGTTGGACAAGGCTCCTTTGGAATTGTATTTCAG gCCAAGTGTCTAGAAACAGGAGAATTTGTTGCTATCAAGAAGGTTTTGCAAGATAAAAGATATAAGAATCGTGAATTGCAAACCATGCGCCTTCTTGATCACCCCAATGTTGTGTCACTCAAACACTGTTTCTTTTCAACCACCGACAAGGATGAGCTCTATCTCAATTTGGTGCTTGAATATGTACCTGAGACTGTTTATCGTGTGGCAAAGCACTACAGCAGGGCAAATCAGCGGATGCCTTTAATATATGTCAAACTCTACACATATCAG ATTTGCAGAGCTTTGGCATATGTTCATGGTGGTGTGGGAGTCTGTCACAGGGATATCAAGCCACAGAATCTTTTG GTCAATCCCCACACTCATCAGGTTAAGCTTTGTGATTTCGGAAGTGCAAAAGTTCTG GTCAAGGGCGATCctaatatatcatatatttgTTCTCGTTATTATCGAGCACCTGAACTCATATTTGGGGCTACAGAGTACACAACTGCAATCGACGTTTGGTCTGTGGGTTGTGTCCTTGCTGAATTGCTTCTAGGACAG CCTCTCTTTCCTGGGGAGAGTGGAGTTGATCAGCTTGTTGAGATTATTAAG GTACTTGGCACACCAACACGTGAAGAAATCAAGTGTATGAATCCAAACTACACGGAATTTAAATTCCCACAAattaaagctcatccatggcaCAAG ATATTCCACAAGCGTATGCCTCCTGAAGCAGCAGATCTTGTCTCAAGACTTCTCCAGTACTCTCCAAGTCTAAGGTGCACAGCT TTAGAGGCTTGTGCCCACCCATTTTTTGATGAACTTCGTGATCCTAATACCCGTCTACTTAATGGACGTCCCTTGCCTCCACTCTTTAACTTCAAGCCTCAAG AGGTGAAAGGAGCAACTTTGGAGCTCTTATCCAAGCTGATACCAGAACATGCTCAAAAGCAACGCCCCTTCCTTGCTTTGTAG